From Prevotella sp. oral taxon 299 str. F0039:
ATTTTATTAAACAACTTTATAACCTTGGCGGTTCAATTTCGTTTGCAGATGCTTTTAAGCAGAAAAAGCTGTTGAACGTTACTCAAGACGAACTGGAAAAGGCAATAGGGGCTATTGTTTTAACAAAAGAGATTACAGCAAATGAGCAATTAGAGCTTACTGAAAAGGGCGAACAACACGCTCTTAAACTGATTAGAGCGCACCGCATTTACGAGCAATATCTTGCTGAACACTCTGGATATGCACCCACAGAATGGCACCAAAGGGCTAATCGTATGGAGCATGTCATATCAGATGAGGAACAAAGTCGCATTGCCTCTCTTTTAGGTAACCCTCTTTTCGACCCCCATGGCGACCCCATTCCCACTCAATCGCTCGCAATGATGCCTAACGATACTTGCGAATTGCCCTTGAAAGAGCACACCTGGTGGCGCATTACGCATGTAGAGGATGACAATAATAAGCTGTTTAAGCAGATTGCAGATTTGGGTTTAACCAAAGACTCAATGATTTATATCACCGAAATCAACAGCACCTCGTTCTCGTTTAGATACGAAGGCGAGCAGATGTGCCTACCTCTTGTTGCACTAGAGGCGATGAACAGGGTGGAAGTAACGAAGGAAGAAGCCGAGAGTATGCCTGAGACAAGGGCACAACGCCTAACAACTATTGAGGCAAACGAGCAAGCAACCATTGTGGGTTTGTCGCCTTCTTGTCGTGGAGCACTGCGCCGTAGGCTCATGGATTTGGGCTTTGTGAAAGGCAGTAGAATTGCTATTGACATGGAAAGTCCGATGAGAAATCCTATAGCTTACGTGGTTAGAGGCACAGCAATTGCCCTTCGACACGACCAAGCACAATACATTTTGATTCAAAACGTAAGAAAGGTGGCCAACGATGTGCAATAGAACATGCCTCAACGGCTCTGTTTTTCTATCGCCTCAACTCATTTCTCAGCTTACGAAAGAATTACAACTCTAAAGAATTTCATCCATGAACAAAATAACAAACAATAGTCCTTGCGCCAATTGCGCACAAGCAAACCTGCACACTTTGCAGCGAAAAGGAGCACAAGGAATACAATCTAAATATGTAATTGCACTGGCAGGCAACCCCAATACGGGTAAAAGTACGGTGTTTAATAGTCTTACTGGCTTGAAACAACACACAGGAAACTGGCCTGGAAAAACTGTAGGTAAGGCAGAAGGGTTCTTTGTTTATCAAGATGATGCCTATCGAATTGTGGACCTTCCTGGCACTTATTCGTTGTCATCTACGAGTGAAGACGAAGAAATTGCACGTGACTTTATTCTCTTTGGCAATCCTGATGTAACCGTGATGGTGGCAGATGCAACCCGATTAGAGCGCAATATGAACATGATTTTGCAGGTGTTGCAAATCACTAACAAAGCCGTTCTGTGCGTAAACTTGTTAGACGAGGCAAAAAGAAACAAGATTGAGGTGAATCTCAATGCACTTTCTCGTCGTTTAGGTATTCCTGTTGTGGGAGCATCGGCACGTTCTGGACAAGGAATAGACCAGCTTTTGGCAATGACAAGGGCTGTGGCTAAGGGCGAATATGTGTGCAAACCTCATCGAAGCATCCATCTTCCTGCTCAAACAAGCGCCCTTATTCAAGAATTATCGGATAAGATAAAGGAGACGTTTCCTGACATTCACAATGCCGAATGGATTGCTTTTAGACTAATTGAAAGCGATGCAAGCGTGCAAGAACGCTTTAGTAACGCTGAATTAAACGCCCTTGCAGAACGCATTCACTTGCAAATTGGCAATAACTTTCACGACCAATGGATGGAAGATATCTATGCACAAGCAGAAGAAATATGCCGAGAAGTGGTGCAACAAGGTAACGAACGAGGTAGACTTCCATTAGATATCAAGCTCGACCGCATTCTAACGCACCGTATTTGGGGCTTTCCTATCATGGTGGCACTACTCTGTTGTGTTTTTTGGCTCACGATAATAGGTTCTAACTACCCTTCTACTTGGATCAATGAGATATTGGTTGGCTTTGCACATCCACATCTTAGAGAGTTGTTTATGGCGATGCATTCGCCTGAATGGCTCACGGGTTTAATGGTAGATGGCGTGTATTTGGCTACGGCTTGGGTTGTGTCTGTGATGCTTCCACCGATGGCTATCTTCTTTCCTCTATTCACTTTACTAGAGGATTTCGGCTATCTTCCACGTGTTGCGTTTAACCTTGACGAGCTATTTCGTCGTTCGGGAGCGCACGGAAAGCAGGCTCTTACAATGAGTATGGGCTTTGGTTGTAATGCAGCAGGCGTGGTTTCTACTCGTATTATCGACAGTAGTAGAGAGCGACTCATTGCAATTATCACCAATAACTTTTCGCTTTGCAATGGTCGTTGGCCCACTCAAATCCTCCTTGCAACACTCTTTATAGGTGCAGCAGTGCCTTCGCAATATAGTAATGTGGTGGCTCTTTTGGCGGTGATGGCGGTTGTTTTGGCGGGAGTAGGCTTTATGTTTGGTAGCTCGTGGGTGCTTTCTAGAACGGTGTTGCGTGGCGAAGTATCGACATTTCACCTCGAATTGCCTCCTTATCGTCCACCTCAATTCTGGCAAACGCTCTACACCTCGGTCATAGATCGCACACTCATTGTGCTTTGGCGTGCTCTTATTTTCGCCGCTCCAGCAGGTGCTTTGATTTGGTTATGCTGTAATATCACTGTGGGCGACGTTAGTATTGCTCAGCACTTGATATCGTTTTTAGACGCTCCAGGGTGGCTAATGGGCTTAAATGGCGTTATTCTTTTGGCTTATATCTTAGCTATTCCTGCCAATGAGATTGTGATCCCAACGATATTAATGCTCACTATGCTGGTGTTAGGCCCTGCAGATTTCGCCTCATCGGGCGTGTTAATGGAAGGAACAGACGAGCAAACGAAAATGATTTTATTGAAAGGTGGTTGGAACTTGCTTACTGCTGTGTGCGTGATGGTGTTCTGTTTGTTGCATCACCCATGTAGTACAACGATTTATACGATATACAAAGAGACGAGAAGTGTGAAGTGGACGGCTCTTGCAACCTTGCTTCCGCTCTCCTTAGGTATCATCGTTACGATGCTCATCGCCTTTATTTGGCGTTTGGTGGCATAGAAAGTTACAACATATAAACATATTGCTCTCTAATGATTTCAAGTCGTTAGGGAGCTTTTTATGTATAGTCTTTTATCACAACACATCAATAATATAGCTCATTAAACTCTTTCTAAGGCGTTGAAACGATGTAGACAGGGAGAAGAAGGGACACATCGTTTTGAAGAAAGCACAGCAAAGATTTCGTAGGAATATAGAAATTGAAAAATAAACTCAATGCAATTAGTACGTAATAGCGGTGAGATTGGTGTGCAATTGCAATGCTTTTGGAACACAATTGCAATGGTTTTAGGACGCAAAAGGCTGTTCCTAGAAAAACAAGGAGATGACACGAAGAAAGGAAACAAGGGCTCAAAGCTTCTTAAAACTATCTTTACGGAGCTTTTATGGAATAGAACAAGGAGAAGAAATAAGAAAGAATACATCCAAATGTCGTTATTTTTTCGCTCGAATGTGTTTTGAGTATTTCTGTAAAGACATAAAACAAAATGAGAAGTGCCTGCGTTAAATAGGCATAAAAACAATATCTGCATTTATTTTTTTACCTATATTTGCAAAAAGACTATTACTTATTAAGCTGAAAAAGAGAATTTTCCTTTCTTTTATTCATGCTCTTTATCATACCATTTTATTAACCTATTAAACATAAAACAGATGGACAAAAATTTTCTAAAACTTATTCCTTTAAGTCTTTTGGCAATATTGATTGCATCTTCGTGCGCTAAAAAAGACTCTCCATCGCAAACAAACAATAGCGTAAGAAATCGTGTATATGCTTCTGAGGCCGAAGAGGCAAAGGCACTATTGCTTAGTGTTGAAGAACTAAGACAAATGCCTAAGGAAATAAGAATTAAACGAGCTGCTGCCCTTGCGCTGAAAAATTATGCCTTTTATAAAGACAGTGTATTTTACCTAAACATAAGCAAAGAGGACGCAAAAAAGCTCGGTGTTGACGAGGATCTTTATGAAGAGATTACACAAGAAATAAAGGAAACAAACAAACAAATTAAAGAATGCAATGCAAAAGGAGAAAAGGTAATAATAGATACTACTGAAGTTGACAATATAAATTGTAAAAAGAAACATGGATGATAGAGAAAAATTAATGGAGCTTTGCAGATACTACAAAGGCGAAAAAGAGAACCCATACAAGGAAGAACAAAACAAAGCTTGTCTTTGGTCGTATGAACGTGCGTGGCTATTGGAATTTACCAAACCACAATCACGATTGCTAATGTCGTACTTAAGCCAGTATACTGCTGTGGGACTTACTTGTTTTAGCACCGACGATAATGTACCTATTACATTGAAAGCTTTGTTGTTTAATAGATATGCAAGAACTCAGTATTCGAACTATGAAGCCGTAGAATCTTTTAAAAGATTCTATAATAAATATTATTTAGATATGTAAGAATTCTGTCTGCAAATTACATTCTAAACATTATATCGTTGCAAAATAATAAGTAATTTATTTGCTAAAAAGAAAACAGAGGTAGCATTCCCCATGGATTTAAACACGGGTTAGCTCATTCTGTTTTCTTTTTTATTATCTATCAACTACCCCAATGTGATATTTCCCAAACATTGTTTTCTATCTACGAATAATAAAATAAGGTGCGGACATAAATGTTGTTGCCGTTAAATAATTCAACAACTATAATCTGTTTCTTTTTTAGATGTACACGAATAGCAAAGGATATTCACGAAAAGAATATCTTTTAAAGGACTGATTGCGTAATAAAAAGAGTGGATTTTTTAGGACTTCTATATAAAAAAAGCCAGATATTTAAATCTGACTTGAGGATCTGTAACTTCTCGGGCTACTCTCAATGGTCGTATCTCCCATGTTGCAAATATAGCACTTTATTACATACGATCCAAATAAAATGCTATAAAAGTGTATCACAAGGCATTAATAATATAGTTCATTAAACTCTTTCTAAGGCGTTGAAATGATTCAGATAGAGCGAAGTAAGGGACAAAGTGTTTGAATGAAACACAGCAAAAATAGCAAAGGAATACAGCTATTGGGGCGCTGTGCGGTTCCTTTACCTCATCTTTCTGCTACAACAATGGGTAACGGAATGATGAATAAGGGTGCAGGGCGGTGTCTTTAGGCTCGATGTTCTATCTAATAAAAGAACGAGAGGGCATAAAATGAAAAAGGACACCTATCTTTCTCAGACAGGCATCCTTAGTCTATTTTAATTAAAGCAATATTAGTCGTTTAACTTTGCCATGATAAACTCACGGTTTAGACGAGCGATATTGGCAATAGATTCGTTCTTTGGACACTCTGCTTCGCATGCTTGAGTGTTTGTACAGTTACCGAATCCAAGTTCTTCCATCTTCAACATCATTGCCTTTGCACGACGTGCTGCTTCTGGTTTACCTTGTGGAAGAAGTGCAAGTTGACTTACCTTAGAACTTACAAACAACATTGCAGAACCGTTTTTACATGCTGCAACGCAAGCACCACAACCGATACATGTTGCGCAATCCATTGCTTCGTCGGCATCTTGCTTTGGAATGAGGATGCTGTTTGCATCTTGTGGTTGGCCTGTGCGTACTGTTACGTATCCACCTGCTTGTATAATCTTATCGAAAGCACCACGATCTACCATACAATCCTTAATTACTGGGAATGCAGCAGAACGCCATGGCTCTACGGTTATTACGTCTCCATCATTGAAACGGCGCATGTATAATTGGCAAGTTGTTGCTCCTGTAGCTGGTCCGTGTGGGTGTCCATTGATGTAAAGTGAACACATACCGCAGATACCTTCTCTACAATCGTGGTCGAACACAAATGGTTCTTTACCTTCTTCGATGAGTTGCTCATTCAAGATGTCGAGCATTTCGAGGAATGAAGTATCTGTAGGGATGTCCTTCATTTCGAATGAATCGAAGTGTCCTTTTGCCTTAGGACCATTCTGACGCCATACTTTTAGCGTGAAACTTATATTTTTTTCCATATGGGTTTTATAGCTTATTCGTTTAGAGTTGTTATGTCGACTTGAGTAACTACTGGGCTTTTGAGTGCTTTGTGCGCTACTGCTGTGCTCTAATGTTTGTGAGCAGTCGACATAAGATGCACTCGTTAACTTAATTACGACTTATAGTTACGTGTTTGAACTTTAATTGCTTCATACTCTAATGGCTCTTTGATAAGCTCTGGTTCTGCTGTATCGCAACCATTATATTTCCAGCATCCTACATAGAAATAGTTCTCGTCATCACGCTTAGCTTCTCCTTCTTCAGTCTGATATTCTTCACGGAAGTGTCCACCACAGCTTTCATTACGAGAGAGAGCGTCGTATGCTTCAAGTTCTCCCATGATGATAAAGTCACGAAGGTGAATGGCTTTGTCTAGCTCTACGTTAAGTCCTTCTTTGCTTCCAGGTATGAATAGGTTGGTATCGAACTCTTTTCTTAGTTCTTTCATCTTTGCAATACCTTCACGAAGTCCTTCTGCTGTACGACCCATTCCTACGTGTTCCCACATGATATGACCTAGTTCTTTGTGAATTGAGTCTACAGAACGTTTTCCTTGAATACCCATTAGGCGATCGATTTCTGCTTGAACTCCACGCTCTGCTTCTTCGAATTCAGGAAGATCTGTAGATAAACGAGGCCAAATTGCTTGATCTGCAAGATAGTTTTGGATGGTGTATGGAAGTACGAAGTAACCGTCTGCAAGACCTTGCATCAATGCTGAAGCACCTAAGCGGTTTGCTCCGTGGTCTGAGAAGTTACACTCTCCAATTGCGAACAAGCCTTCGATTGAAGTCATTAGCTCGTAATCAACCCAGATTCCACCCATTGTATAGTGGATTGCAGGATAGATCATCATTGGATTATAATACTTAACACCATTTATTTCGTTTGCTAATTCGCCTGGATTAACGTCTGTAATTTCTTCGTACATATCGAATAGGTTACCATAACGTTGTAGAATGGCATCTACTCCCAAGCGTTCAATACTTTCAGAGAAGTCAAGGAACACAGCAAGACCTGTGTTGTTTACACCGAATCCCTTATCGCAACGCTCTTTAGCAGCACGAGATGCTACGTCACGAGGTACCAAGTTACCGAACGCTGGATAGCGACGTTCAAGATAATAGTCACGATCTTCTTCTGGAATGTCAGAGCCTTTCTTTGTACCTGCTTGCAAAGCTTTAGCGTCTTCGATCTTCTTTGGAACCCAAATACGTCCGTCATTACGCAAAGATTCAGACATCAAGGTAAGCTTTGATTGCTTATCGCCGTGTACTGGAATACATGTTGGATGAATTTGAACGTATGATGGATTTGCAAAGTAAGCTCCCTTACGATAGCATTGGATTGCTGCTGTACAGTTACAACCCATCGCATTGGTAGAAAGGAAATAAGCATTACCATATCCTCCTGTTGCAATTACAACGGCATTTGCAGAGAAACGTTCTAGTTTACCTGTAACTAAGTTCTTTGCGATGATACCTCTTGCACGGCCATCA
This genomic window contains:
- a CDS encoding metal-dependent transcriptional regulator; this encodes MNKYITKLVTLLPFKNYSLNEHAQKRQKELQEDFIKQLYNLGGSISFADAFKQKKLLNVTQDELEKAIGAIVLTKEITANEQLELTEKGEQHALKLIRAHRIYEQYLAEHSGYAPTEWHQRANRMEHVISDEEQSRIASLLGNPLFDPHGDPIPTQSLAMMPNDTCELPLKEHTWWRITHVEDDNNKLFKQIADLGLTKDSMIYITEINSTSFSFRYEGEQMCLPLVALEAMNRVEVTKEEAESMPETRAQRLTTIEANEQATIVGLSPSCRGALRRRLMDLGFVKGSRIAIDMESPMRNPIAYVVRGTAIALRHDQAQYILIQNVRKVANDVQ
- the feoB gene encoding ferrous iron transport protein B, coding for MNKITNNSPCANCAQANLHTLQRKGAQGIQSKYVIALAGNPNTGKSTVFNSLTGLKQHTGNWPGKTVGKAEGFFVYQDDAYRIVDLPGTYSLSSTSEDEEIARDFILFGNPDVTVMVADATRLERNMNMILQVLQITNKAVLCVNLLDEAKRNKIEVNLNALSRRLGIPVVGASARSGQGIDQLLAMTRAVAKGEYVCKPHRSIHLPAQTSALIQELSDKIKETFPDIHNAEWIAFRLIESDASVQERFSNAELNALAERIHLQIGNNFHDQWMEDIYAQAEEICREVVQQGNERGRLPLDIKLDRILTHRIWGFPIMVALLCCVFWLTIIGSNYPSTWINEILVGFAHPHLRELFMAMHSPEWLTGLMVDGVYLATAWVVSVMLPPMAIFFPLFTLLEDFGYLPRVAFNLDELFRRSGAHGKQALTMSMGFGCNAAGVVSTRIIDSSRERLIAIITNNFSLCNGRWPTQILLATLFIGAAVPSQYSNVVALLAVMAVVLAGVGFMFGSSWVLSRTVLRGEVSTFHLELPPYRPPQFWQTLYTSVIDRTLIVLWRALIFAAPAGALIWLCCNITVGDVSIAQHLISFLDAPGWLMGLNGVILLAYILAIPANEIVIPTILMLTMLVLGPADFASSGVLMEGTDEQTKMILLKGGWNLLTAVCVMVFCLLHHPCSTTIYTIYKETRSVKWTALATLLPLSLGIIVTMLIAFIWRLVA
- a CDS encoding succinate dehydrogenase/fumarate reductase iron-sulfur subunit; protein product: MEKNISFTLKVWRQNGPKAKGHFDSFEMKDIPTDTSFLEMLDILNEQLIEEGKEPFVFDHDCREGICGMCSLYINGHPHGPATGATTCQLYMRRFNDGDVITVEPWRSAAFPVIKDCMVDRGAFDKIIQAGGYVTVRTGQPQDANSILIPKQDADEAMDCATCIGCGACVAACKNGSAMLFVSSKVSQLALLPQGKPEAARRAKAMMLKMEELGFGNCTNTQACEAECPKNESIANIARLNREFIMAKLND
- a CDS encoding fumarate reductase/succinate dehydrogenase flavoprotein subunit; its protein translation is MTNQINSKIPEGPIAEKWTNYKAHQRLVNPKNKLKLDVIVVGTGLAGASAAASLGEMGFNVLNFCIQDSPRRAHSIAAQGGINAAKNYQNDGDSVYRLFYDTVKGGDYRAREANVYRLAEVSNSIIDQCVAQGVPFAREYGGMLANRSFGGAQVSRTFYAKGQTGQQLLLGAYSALSCQVNAGKVKLYTRYEMEDVVLVDGRARGIIAKNLVTGKLERFSANAVVIATGGYGNAYFLSTNAMGCNCTAAIQCYRKGAYFANPSYVQIHPTCIPVHGDKQSKLTLMSESLRNDGRIWVPKKIEDAKALQAGTKKGSDIPEEDRDYYLERRYPAFGNLVPRDVASRAAKERCDKGFGVNNTGLAVFLDFSESIERLGVDAILQRYGNLFDMYEEITDVNPGELANEINGVKYYNPMMIYPAIHYTMGGIWVDYELMTSIEGLFAIGECNFSDHGANRLGASALMQGLADGYFVLPYTIQNYLADQAIWPRLSTDLPEFEEAERGVQAEIDRLMGIQGKRSVDSIHKELGHIMWEHVGMGRTAEGLREGIAKMKELRKEFDTNLFIPGSKEGLNVELDKAIHLRDFIIMGELEAYDALSRNESCGGHFREEYQTEEGEAKRDDENYFYVGCWKYNGCDTAEPELIKEPLEYEAIKVQTRNYKS